From Brassica oleracea var. oleracea cultivar TO1000 chromosome C3, BOL, whole genome shotgun sequence, a single genomic window includes:
- the LOC106333727 gene encoding casparian strip membrane protein 2-like: MKNESTIIDVPAESSSAMKGKAPLIGVASGSGGYKRGLSIFDFLLRLAAIIAASVAAGTMFTSDETLPFFTQFLQFEAGYDDLPTYQFFVIAMSIVSGYLVLSLPISVVTIVRPLATAPRLLLLVLDTAALAFNMAAASSAAAISYLAHNGNQNTNWLPICQQFGDFCLKSSGAVVSSFVAVVFFTILVVLSGVALKRH, from the exons ATGAAGAACGAATCAACCATCATTGATGTCCCTGCAGAATCAAGCTCAGCAATGAAAGGAAAAGCTCCTCTAATCGGTGTGGCTAGTGGCTCAGGTGGATACAAGAGAGGTCTCTCAATCTTTGACTTCCTCCTCCGTTTAGCTGCCATTATTGCAGCATCAGTAGCAGCTGGAACAATGTTCACAAGCGACGAGACTCTTCCTTTCTTTACTCAGTTTTTACAGTTCGAAGCTGGCTACGACGACCTACCAACTTACCA GTTCTTTGTGATAGCCATGTCCATCGTTTCAGGATATCTCGTTCTATCTCTTCCTATCTCCGTCGTCACCATCGTTCGCCCTCTCGCCACCGCCCCAAGACTCCTCTTGCTCGTTCTTGACACT GCGGCCTTGGCGTTTAACATGGCGGCTGCATCATCGGCGGCAGCGATATCGTATCTAGCACACAATGGGAACCAGAACACGAACTGGCTCCCCATTTGCCAACAGTTTGGTGACTTCTGTCTGAAAAGCAGTGGAGCTGTCGTCTCCTCCTTTGTAGCCGTTGTCTTCTTCACCATCCTCGTCGTCCTCTCCGGTGTCGCTCTCAAAAGACACTAA
- the LOC106332175 gene encoding protein trichome birefringence-like 8 produces MDQQQESNSMKQLFPQSSSPFLSPFKIKKHIFVGISLLVSFLIFSVTVVDLVGIKPHLCFEFLSSSSTKERRNNDVCDYSYGKWVRSRQRDVDGTSYGEECRFLDPGFRCLNNGRKDSGFRQWRWQPHGCNLPRFNASDFLERSRNGRIVLVGDSIGRNQWESLLCMLSQAVSNQSEIYEVNGNPISKHKGFLSMRFPEHNVTVEYHRTPFLVVVARPPENSPEDVKMTVRVDEFNWQSKRWVGSDVLVFNTGHWWNEDKTFNIGCYFQEGGKLNKTMGVMEGFKKSLKTWKSWVLEKLDHESSYVFFRSFSPVHYRNGTWNLGGLCDADTNPETDMKKMEPDPIQNTYVSEVIQEMRYEHSKVKFLNITYLTEFRKDAHPSRYREPGTPEDAPQDCSHWCLPGVPDTWNEILYAQLLAMNYTTK; encoded by the exons ATGGATCAACAACAAGAATCGAATTCTATGAAGCAGCTTTTTCCTCAGTCTTCATCTCCTTTCTTGTCACCCTTCAAGATCAAGAAACATATATTTGTCGGCATCTCTCTTCTCGTCAGTTTCTTGATTTTCTCTGTTACCGTCGTGGATCTTGTCGGCATCAAGCCTCATCTCTGTTTCGAATTCTTATCTTCTTCTTCGACGAAGGAACGAAGAAACAACGACGTGTGCGACTATTCTTACGGAAAATGGGTTCGTAGCCGACAACGTGACGTGGACGGAACCTCTTATGGAGAAGAGTGTCGGTTTCTGGATCCTGGGTTTCGTTGTCTGAATAATGGAAGAAAAGATTCTGGTTTCCGACAATGGCGATGGCAACCACACGGTTGCAATCTTCCACG ATTCAACGCAAGTGATTTTCTGGAGAGGAGTCGGAACGGGAGGATAGTGCTCGTCGGAGACTCCATAGGAAGAAACCAATGGGAATCTCTTTTATGTATGCTTTCACAAGCTGTGTCTAATCAATCTGAGATATATGAAGTTAATGGTAACCCTATAAGCAAGCACAAAGGCTTCCTTTCAATGCGGTTCCCAGAACATAACGTAACCGTTGAGTATCATAGAACACCATTTCTGGTCGTGGTTGCTAGGCCACCTGAAAACTCACCGGAAGATGTCAAGATGACTGTTAGAGTCGATGAGTTCAACTGGCAATCTAAAAGATGGGTCGGGTCTGATGTTCTTGTCTTTAATACAGGACATTGGTGGAACGAAGACAAAACCTTTAACAT AGGTTGTTATTTTCAGGAGGGAGGTAAACTGAACAAGACAATGGGAGTAATGGAGGGGTTTAAGAAGTCTTTAAAGACATGGAAGTCATGGGTCTTAGAGAAACTAGATCATGAGAGTAGTTATGTCTTCTTCAGAAGCTTCTCTCCTGTGCATTACAG GAATGGGACATGGAACTTAGGTGGTTTGTGTGACGCAGATACAAATCCAGAGACTGATATGAAGAAGATGGAACCTGACCCTATTCAAAACACTTATGTCTCTGAAGTAATACAAGAAATGAGATATGAACATAGTAAGGTTAAGTTTCTGAACATTACATATCTGACTGAGTTCAGGAAAGATGCTCATCCTTCACGGTATAGAGAACCGGGAACTCCGGAAGATGCTCCTCAAGATTGTAGTCACTGGTGCTTACCTGGTGTACCTGACACATGGAATGAGATTCTTTATGCGCAGCTGTTGGCAATGAATTATACAACAAAATGA